The Bremerella cremea sequence TCTTGTACAGCACCAAAAACATCCCTGCCATCGAGATCGCAAACAGAATCAGGATCATCCGCGATGCCGATTGCTGGCTCTCGAACTGGCCGCTGTATTCGGTGAAGTAACCGGTCGGCAGGCTGGCTTCGATAGGCTGAAGCCGTTGACGAATGTCTCCGACCACGTCGACCAGCCCCCGTCCGCTTACGTTGCACTGCACGATGATCCGGCGGCGAACCTGTTCTCGATTGATCGTATTCGGGCCGCTGGCCTCATAGACGCGGGCCACGTCCTCGAGCTTGGCGGTACCGCCGTCGGGCAGTTCGATCGTCAGGCGTTTCACCGAATCGAGATCTTCACGAAACTGTTCATCAAGGCGAACGAGCAAATCAAACGTGCGCTGGCCATCGAGTACCTGGGAAACGACCTCCCCTTGCATGGCCGTTTCGATGAACTCGTTGATATCTTGCCGCCGCAACCCGTAACGCTGCAGGCTGTAGCCGTCGGCTTCGATCCGTAGTTGCGGGATGTTGACTTGCTGTTCGACTTGTAAATCGCGAACCCCTTCCACCCCGGCGATGGCAGCTTCCATCTGCTTGGCTTCGCGCCGCAGCACGTCGAGGTCGTCGCCGTACAGCTTGATTGCTACTTGAGCTTTCACGCCGGAAAGCATGTGCGAAATCAAATGCGCCAGCGGCTGTTCGACGGCAGTGACAATGCCAGGAATGTCGGCCAACGCTTCGCTAATTTCCTCGATAACCTCTTCTCGAGAACGCTCGGTATGGGGATTGATGGTAGCGATGAACTCGCTGACGTTGACCCCTTCGGCATGTTCGTCGAGCTCGGCCCGGCCGGTTTTGCGGACGAAGGCCTGAATGTCGTCGATCTCTTGGAGGCGACGTTCCACGCGTTGGGCAACTTCATTCGTCTTGGCCAACGAAGTCCCTGGCGGCAACACGACGTTGATCTGCACCGCTCCTTCGTTAAACGGCGGGAGGAAGTCACTTTCCAAGCGCCACAGCCCCCAGCCTGCGACCAGCACACAAACCGCGGCCAAGGTTAAGATTGGATAGGCCAGCTTCAAACTAAACGTCATCACCTTGTCGGCAATGCTTTTCAGCACACGCAGGATGATGCCGTCTTTGTCGCCGTGCCCTAGTTTCGCGTTGCCGAGTAACCAGTAACTGAGCACCGGTGTTACCGTCAACGAGACAAACAGAGACGAAATCAGCGAGACGATATAGGCAATTCCCAGCGGTGCGAACAAGCGTCCTTCCATGCCAGAAAGTGCGAACAAGGGAACGAACACGATCACCACGATCAAGGTGCCGTAGACAATCGAGTTTCGTACCTCGCAACTGGCTTGAAACACGACCAGCAGCGGATTCTTCGGGTTGGCTGCGTGGCGGTTTTCGCGGAGGCGGCGGAAGATGTTCTCGACATCGACAATTGCGTCGTCGACCAATTCACCAATCGCAACCGCCAGACCGCCAAGCGTCATGGTGTTGATCGAAAGCCCAAACATCGCGAAGACCAACGCAGTCATCACAAGCGAAAGTGGAATCGCCGTCAGCGTGATGAAGGTGGTCCGCAAGTTCATTAAAAACAGAAACAAGATCACCACAACCAAAATACCGCCGTCGCGGAGGGCCTCGACCACGTTTTCGATGGCCAGGTCGATGAATGTCTTCTGCTGGTACAGCTCTGGCAGCATTTTGACATCGGCGGGCAGGGATGGCTGCATTTCTTCCAGGGCGGCCATCACTTTTTCTGTCACCAAGCGGGTATCGGCATTGGGCTGCTTGAGGATGGTCAATACGACCGACGACCCACCGATAAACTCTCCGGCTTCGTTTCGCGCGAACGCGGAGCTATCGCCTCGCTTTACCTGCGGCCCTGCGACCACCTCGGCAACCTGCGAGAGAAGGATAGAACGACCATCGCGGTGGGCGACGACAATTCCTTCCAACTCCTCAATGCTGGTCACCCGCCCCAGCGAACGAACGAGCAGTTCCGAGGGGCCTTGTTCGTCGAGGTAACCCCCAGCCGTGTTCTGGTTGCTTTCGCTGAGGGCGCGTTTGACTTCGTCGAGCGTAATGCCGTAACGCAGCAAGTTGTTGGGATCGACCAGCACTTGAAATTGCTTTCGCTGGCCTCCCATCACAATCACTTGCGAAACGCCAGGAATGGTCAGCAAACGTTGTCGCACAACCCAGTCGGCCATCGTGCGAAGTTCCATCGGAGGCGTTTTCCCTCCTTCGCTGACCATGCCCATAATCATGATTTGTCCCATGATCGACGAGATGGGCATCAGTTGCGGGCTGGCTCCTGCTGGCAGGCGATCGGTCGCCAAGGCCAGGCGTTCGGCAACGACTTGGCGGTCGTTATAGATATCGGTTCCCCAGTCGAACTCAACATAAATGACCGACAGGCCCACGCCTGATTGCGTGCGAACATCTTGCACGCCGGTGGCTCCGTTGAGGACGGTTTCCAGGGGGAAAGTAATCAGCGTTTCGACTTCCTCAGGCGCCATCCCGGGGGCTTCGGTCATAATGACGACCCGCGGGCGGTTGAGGTTGGGGAAGACGTCGATCGGCAATTGAACCGTTTGCCAACCGCCGTACAGCAGCAGGAACACGGCCATCGCGATGACAAGCATGCGATTTTGCAGCGAAAATCGAATGATGGCGTTAAGCATAGGGATGACTCCGAAGCGGTGGCGAATGGTAGGGATCAGGACTAGTGCGACGTGTATCTTGGAAGCACTAGTGATTGTGTCCTGCGTGTGGGTCGACGCCCCCGCCAGCTTGATTCTTCAAAGTCAAATGCATTTCGTACGCGCCTCGCGCGGCGACCACATCGCCCGGAAATAACGCGCCGTTGTTCGCGATCACCACATTCGTTTGATCGCGATACTTCACGTTCACCGGTACCTGATCGAAGTGGTCGCCGTTTTGCTGGTAGACATACTTCTCGGCCCCTTCATCCACAACCGCTTCCACCGGCAGCACGATTTCGTCTTCCCATGTTTCCACGGGAATGTGCAGTTCCATCCGTTGCCCTGGCTTGAACCTCCATTCCACAAAGTGTTGGCCATCGTTTGTGGTTCGTTCGGTTACGACTTCGTTAGGTAAGGCGACAAAGAACCGAAAGGCCCGCGTTTGTGGGTCCACGTGGTCGGCCAGGTACATCAGATGCAGGCCGGTGATTTCGTCGGTGAGTTTGCCTGCGGTCAACAACGAAGCAGAAATCGGCAACTGCTGGGCGGCAACTTCGCGTAGACGGACAGCGTCGTCTTCGAAGGCTCGTCCTTCGATGTATAGTTCGCAGTGGTCGGCGATCACCCCCAGTAGTTCGCCAGCTTGAACTTGCTGGCCAACCCGCGCAACCATCTTCTGCACGTGAAAGCTGTGGGCTTCCGAGCAGCTTTCGCTTCCCTCTAAATGGTTCGGAGCATGGACGGTGAGGGTATCGAGCAGTTGCTTGTTTTCGAGAATATTGGCAACTTGTTTCTCGTTCAGGCCATGCAGCAACAGCGATTGCCGTTCGGCACGTAGCGAGGCGTCGAGCCGCTGCTTTTCGTACTGCTGTTCGAGAATTCGATTTCCGGCGACGACCCCTTCGGGCAAGCCCGTTAGGCGCGCCAGTTCGCGATTGATCACGTCTAAGTTTTCCGCCGTACGAATCAAATCACTCTGGGCGGTGACAAGTTCCTCGTGGGTCAGGCGAATCTCGAACATCGGGCTGCCCGATTCGATCGACGCCCCTTCCACCGGGTAGATCTTGGTGATCACACCGGTCAACGGCGCCGAGATATTCAGCTGCGTCCGCCCGGGGCGTTCCACGATCATCGCCGGAACGGTGATGTTGCGGGTGTAAGACGATAGCTCGACGGTGAGGGGTTGGTAGTTGATGTTTTTCAGCCCGTTAGCACTTAACTTGACCGAGGTCGTCTCGGCGTGGCCAGCGTGGGCATGGTCGTGCCCAGCGTGCGGGTCGGTGGTTTCCGCATTGTGCTGGGGATCGCTCGGTTGGGCGACGAGTTCTCGTACGGTGGGCAACCACAACGAGGACGTGACAAGGGCCACGATGCTCAGTGCGGCGACCGTTAAAATACTCCAAACCCACGAGGGGATGCTGTGCGTGTTCATAGTTCTCTCGGCCTCCTTCTTTGAAAGCGAAAGGGGCAAGCTGTAAGCGTGCGTCAGAGGGTAACGTGCAATCAAGAACCACTGGAATCGATGGGCGATATCAGCGGTCGAGGGATAGCAAAAACCAGCGCAAACCGGTCTTCCAAGAGACGACGCTTAAATGAGAAGAACCTGAACTTGCAGGTGTACCCGCGTTTTGCCGAGCGGACACCGGTCGGGCAGATGGGGGTGGGAAAGAGCAAACCAATCTGGCGTGCTGGCAGAAAAGACCAGGCAACCGGTATCGAAGTAAGGCTGGCAGCCGATGGCCTTGCTCAGGCCGAGCGATTCGGCACCACCATCTGGGAGCGAAAAGACACAATTCGAACTTTCACAGACATCGTGCTGATGTTCGTGCTGCTCGGGCGAGCCGCTCTTAGGATGTGCGTGCTGATGTCCACAAGCACTGGGCACGAAATGGGTGTGTCCGTGTCCGCAAGTGGCAACATGTTCGTGCTGGTGGGCAACGCCTTCGTGGACGTGATGAGCGCAACAACCGGCCATGGCGTGCCAAAGCATCGCAAGCATGGTCAAAATGGTTGTGGCAGAGGTCACGTCCGAAACCCTTCAAAATCGCTATAAGTTGGTGATCTATTATTCCTAGCGAGAACCGCCAGGCAAATAGGACACATTTTTTGTCGCACACCCCCAAATGGGGATTTGACGCGGCTCTACAGGAGAAATTCGTCCTGGGGCATTTCCCTAAACGAATGTTCTGCCAGCATGTCGGCAAGGCGCATCATGGGCCATGCTAACACCTTTCGGCTCTTATAGCCAATATCGGGTTGTCCGTTGGTCTCCTTGATAGTTGCTGCCAGAAAAAATGCTGATATTTCGGATCGCACGACTTTATTGCGCGGGGCTGGTGTTTTCGACAGGCTCGAACCAGCGATAAATGGCTGGCAATACCAGCAGCGTCAAGATCGTACAGGTCACTAGCCCCCCGATCACCACGGTCGCCAGGGGCCGCTGCACTTCGGCCCCGGCACTGCCCGAGATGGCCATCGGAACAAAGCCGAGCGCACCACAGGTGGCGGTCATGAGCACCGGTCGCAAACGGTCGATCGCCCCTTGCACGACCGAGGTGGTTTGGTCTTTGCCGGAATGACGCAAGTGACGGATGTGTTCAATCAGCACCACCCCGTTCATCACGGCGATACCAAACAAGGCAATGAAGCCCACCCCAGCCGAAATCGAGAACGGCATCCCCCGCATCCATAAAGCAAAGATCCCGCCGGTTGCGGCGATGGGGACGTTCAAGTAGATCAGCAGTGTCAATTTGACCGAACTGAAGGTGATGTACAGCAGCGAGAAAATCAGGAACAGCGCCACCGGCACGGCGATCATTAGCCGCTGCGAGGCTTGTTCCAAGTTTTGAAACTGGCCCCCCCAAGTCAGCGTGTAACCAGGCGGGAGTTTCACTTCGCGATCGATGGTCGCTTGAGCATCGGCCACGAAGCCAGCTAAGTCTCGCCCGCGGACGTTGCACTGAACCAGCAAACGACGACGAATTGCGTGGCGACTGATTTCGGAAGGGCCTTCCTCGATGACGATGTCGGCCAATTGCGAGATCGGAATCTGGCGACCTTGGGGATCCTCGATCTTGATCTGCTTGAGCGTTTCGACGTCTTCCCGAGATTTTGGGGCGAGACGGACTTGCAGGGGGAAACGTCGTTGCCCTTCAAAGACTTCCCCAACCGGATGCCCACCCACCACTTGAATGGCGCTGAGGATGTCGGACGCATTGATTCCATAACGTCCGATCGCGTCGCGGCGAATTTTGACGCGCAAGTAAGGCAGACCAGCCACTTGCTGGGCTTGCACGTCGGCGGCGCCTTCCACTTGGTTCAACGCTCGCACCACGCGATCCCCCTGCTCTTTCAAGACATCGAGGTCGTCACCATAAATGCTGATGCCGATATCGGATCGCACCCCGGCAACGAGTTCCTGCACGCGAAGTTCAATTGGTTGGGTGAACCCGTAAGAATTGCTCGGCACCTCTTTTTCGAGTGCCGCTTGCATTTGCTCAACGAGTTCGGTCTTGTCGATTTTCTCAGGCCATTCGTCGGGCGACTTCATCCGGACCAGGATATCGGTTTGATGAACGCCCATCGGGTCGTTGGCGATTTCGGGGCGACCTGTTTTCGAGATGACCGTTTCGACTTGGGGGAACTTCAGCAAGGTGCGCTCCATCGCCTTGGTCATTTCGAGCGATGTTTCGAGCGAAACGCTCGGCAAACGGACCGCTTGAATCGCGATGTCCCCTTCGTCGAGCTTCGGCACGAACTCGACACCAAACCGCGCGGCCACCAGGACGCTGACGGCAAAGATGGCGAACGCGGTGCCGAGCATGATCGCGGGGCGACGCATCGAATAGTTCAGCATCGGTTCGTACCAATGCTTCAGCTTGCGAACCAGGAAGGTATCGCCAGCACTAATTCGCCGGGCCAGAAACAGCGAGGCCATGACCGGCATCACCGTGACACTTAGGATCAACGCCCCAGTCAGGGCCGACATAAACGTGAACGCCATCGGGCGGAACATCTTGCCTTCGACCCCTTGCAGGCTGAGGATCGGCAGGAACACGATGATCACGATGACTCCGGCGAACAAAATGGGGGTTCCGACCTCTTTGGCCGATTCCTTGAAGACTTCTTTCGGGACGATGCCAGCATTGCCGTGGGTTCGTTTGTAGTGGCTGGCACTGCGGACGGCGTTTTCGATCATCACGACCGCCCCGTCGACAATCACCCCAAAGTCGACCGCCCCTAAGCTCATCAGGTTCGCCGAAACGCCAGCCATCTTCATCGCAATCAAAGCGCACATGGCCGAGAGAGGAATCGCGGCAGAGACAATTAAACCAGCCCGGATGTCCCCCAGCAAAAGGAAGAGCATGATGATCACCAGGATCACCCCCACGCCGATATTTTCGGCAATGGTGTGAATCGTTTTCTCGACCAATTCGGTCCGGTCGTAGAAGGTATCGATATGAACCCCTGCGGGGAGGGTCTTTTCGATCTCTTCAATCTTGTGCTTCACATCTTCAACCACCTGACGCGAGTTGCCTCCCATCAGCATCATCACCATGCCAGTCACCGCCTCGCGATTGCCGTCGCGTGTCACCGCGCCTTGACGTAGCATCGGAGCAAAGCGGACTTCGGCGATATCGGAAATGCGAATCGGCGTGCCGTCCATGCGGCTATCGAGCACGATATTGCGGATGTCGTCCAGATTTTGAATCAAACCTTCGCCACGAATCAGGCGTTGCTCGGCGCCGTGGGTGATGTAACCACCACCGGCGTTGGCGTTGTTCTCTTGCAGGGCCTCGAAGATGTGATTGAGCGAGATCTTGAAGTTCAGCAGTTTGTTGGGATCGACTTGCACTTCGTACGTTTTCAGCTCGCCACCAAACGTGTTGACTTCGATCACACCGGGGACGCTGCGAAGTTGGAAGGCGATTTGCCAGTCGAGAATCGTCCGAAGATCCATCAAGCTGTAATCGTACCCCTCGTCGCTTTTCACCTCGAACTGGTAGATCTCGCTCATCCCGGTGGCAATAGGGCCAAGCTGAGGATCGCCCATGCCTGGCGGGATGCTTTCCCGAGCTTGTTGCAGGCGTTCGGTCACCAAGTTCCGGGCCCAATAGATGTCGGTGCCATCTTTGAAGGCGACCGTCACCGCCGACAAACCAAAACGGCTAATCGAACGGATTTCGTCAACATTCGGCAGACCACTCAGGGCGTTTTCGACCGGGAAGGTAATGAACTGCTCGACTTCGACCGGCCCCAACGAAGGAGACGTGGTGAGAACCTGGACTTGAACGTTCGTTAAGTCTGGCACGGCGTCGAGCGGCAGCGTGGTCACCGAAACGGCACCAGCCCCCAGCAATACGACGGCCAGCAACATGACGATAAAACGATTGTTGAGGGACCATTCAATGATGTGTTGAACCACGAGATTACCCTGAGGTGAGATCGATCCGTTGATGCAAGCGACAAGGAGGGTGCGCGAGGTAAATTACTCTTCCAGCAAGCTGGCCAGCATGCGCGATTTCAAGGCAAAGCCGCCGTTAACAACCACTTCCTCACCTGGTTTCAAACCACTTAAAATCTCGACGTTTTGCGCATTTTGACGCCCCCGTGTGACATCGCGGATGGCAAACTGGCCATCGCCGAGGTACACAAAGACAAACGTCCGGCCTTCGTGCTCTTGGATGGCGGTTAGGGGGACTTGCAAGGTTTGCTCGTTTTCTTCTCCCATTTCCAACAACACGTTGATGAACATGCCAGGCTTGAGCATCCGTTTCGAGTTGTCGGCAATCGCTCGGAGCGAGATCGTCCGTGTGGACTGGTCGACGATATCGCCGGTATAGAAGACCTTGGCCTCGAATTTTTGATCGGGCCACACGCTGCTACGAAGCTGAATGGTGCGGCCGTCGAGTTCGTTGAGCAGCGGCATGTGATCTTCGTAGATGTCGGCAGTCACCCACACGGTGGAAAGATCGGCCAGGCTGACGATTTGTGTGTCGGGGCCGACTCGTTCCATCAAGACGACATCCTTGGAGATAACGGTTCCATCGAACGGCGCCAAAACAGGGACATGCGAGACCGCTTCGCCTTGGCTGGCAGGCTCGACGTTTTTCAGGTCTTCGTCATTCAGCCCCAAGATTTTTAAAGCCGCTTCGTCGACCGAAACTCGGGTATCAAGCTCTTTGACCGAGTGGGTCGAGCGGAGCGATTCTTGCACCGTTTCGTGCTGAATTTGCTCTAACAAAGACTGAAGCGTGAACCGCGCGGCATCGAGTTGGGCTTTGGCTTCTATCATTTGCTTGCCCGAGATCGCACCGTCTTGCGTGAGCGGCGACAGGCGTTCGACCGTTTTTTCGAGCGTGTACTTGTTGATGTAAGCCGAGAGCAACTTATCGCGGTACTCGCCAATTGGTTTGCCTTGAAGCTGCTGCTTGATCTCTTCCAGCGGGGCATCGTTGCGAATCAATTCGATCAAGTTGCGCGTGTTGGTCACGATCTCTTGCGTCCACCCATCGCGGGTCGTGACAAAGTCGCGTTCGAGGCGGTCTTGGAACAACTTCAGCTTGGCCTGACCCGCTTCTTTGCTTTGCACAATCGCCAGGACATCCCCCTTCTTCACCCGGTCGCCCAGATGAATGTTCACCTCTTCAGCGACACCATCAACGATCGGATAGATATGAGCCCGGCGGTCGTCGTTGATCTCGACTTTGCCAGTCAACTCGAAGATCTGCCGAAACGGCAAGACCTCGGCTGGGGCGACTTCAATGGAAGCGGTTTCCCAGCGATCTGGGGGGAACTCGATGTTCTGCGAGCCTTCGCTACTGTCTGCCGGAGCAGAAGCTGCTTCCGATTTGTCGGTCGCAGCAGGGCCAACGGCTTCGGTGTGATGGGAGGAGGAGGACATCATCCACCATGCGGCAATACCGCACAGGACCAACGCGGCGATGCCCAAGATTACGTTCGTTTGAGACTGTTTCAAGGAATGGGTTGTCATCCCGTATCTCCGTAGGATCACACAAATGGCTAGAACGAAAGCAGCAGACTGACAGGACGAACCGGTTTGAATTCGGCGGTCGACAGCGCAGCGTCAGGAAAGAAGTTTGCGTAATTGTGTCGTTAGCAGCGAACGACCGAAAAACGCATTGGCAGCGGCAGAGTCCGCGCGTAAGAGTCGTAGAAACCACGGCTTAGAAAAACCGAGTCCGCCACGGGCGCAACGCACATCCCCTTGTCTTGCAAGAAGGGGTGGGCCAGCGAAGCGGCGAGTTGACAGTCGTCCCAATCGCTCGATTGATTGGTGGTCATGCCATCGGCAGAGAGGCATTGCGAAGGAGGAATGGTTCCTTCTTCTTCCCCGGTTGGCACGGCTAAATGAAAGTGCCAACTGTAGCTCTTAGCAATGCAACTGGAATCGCACTTGTGATGCCGGGAAAGATGTTTAGCCAACTGGACGTAGCCTGTCCCTGTAACCGAATCCAACGCACCATGGCAGTGCAAATAAGGAATCGGCCCAGTCCACACCGCGAACATTACGAAGCAACGCAATGCCAGCAAGGGGAGAGACGAACTACTCAGCAAGAAAAACACGCGTACCAGGAATCCTAGCAAGAACGAACCGAGGGAAGGGTCGCATGACTTTGGGGTAGGTGAATATTAAAGCTAGTTTCACGAACCTGAATTGTCAATTGCCGAAAAGGCCGGGGGACGACTTCCCGCGTTCTTCATCTGCTTGGGTTGTCTACTGCTTTCGCTTCGGTTTGGGGGAAGATTTTTGCGGAGCGGTTTTCGCTGCCAGCTCTTGCGTGTCGGCTAGCTGCCGATTCCAGGCCGCTGCCATCTGTTGCACCTTCTGGGGATGTTGCTGGGCCAGATCGTGCGACTCGGCGCGGTCGGTTCGCAGATCGTATAGTTCCCACGCATCTCCCTTGGCGGCGACGAGTTTCCAATCTCCTATCCGGATTGCCCGGTTCCCTTCGTGCAGCCACCACAGCAAATCGTGCTCGATGGTTTTGTCTTCCGCGAACGCAGGCAACAAGCTTTTCCCGGGGGCTGGCGGAATCGGTTGGCCGTTCCACTCGGCTGGTTTCTCGATATCTAACACATCGAGAATCGTCGGCACGATGTCGACCATGTGGGCCGGGGTTTGCCGCAGTTGCCCGTGGGCTTTGATTCCGGCGGGCCAATGGACAATCAGCGGTGTGCTGATGCCTCCTTCATGCACCCAGGTTTTGTGGCGGCGAAACGGCGTGTTGCAGGCACTCGAAAAGCCGGGACCAAGGCAAAGGTACGTCGCGGCGCTGCCCGGAGGGGCGGTCGGGTCGTGCCCGCCATGTCGCACCATGATCTCAGCACTGGCCCCGTTATCGGAGGCGAAAAAGATAATTGTGTTGTCCAACTGGTCCATCGCCTTCAATTGAGCGATCAGGCGGCCAATCTCTTGGTCCATGCGGTCGACCATGGCGGCATGAATGGCCATTTTCGTGGCTTGAAATCGCTGCTGTTCGGCGGTTAGCTCCTCCCAGGGAAGCGGGCGATTGATTTCGCCAGGCCCCAGCTTCTTCAATGCTTCCGGAAAATGGTAGGGCGGCCCGACATCGGGTTCGAGCGCAGAAAGTTCGGTTTCCATTAGGCCCAGCTCTTGCTGCCGAGCAAAACGTTGTTGCCGCATTTGGTCCCAACCGGCAACGTAGTTGTCTTGATAGCGTGCAATATCTTCAGGCTTGGCATGCAAAGGAAAGTGGGGAGCGATAAACGCCACGTAATGAAAGAACGGTTGCTCGGCATACTTTTCGGCATGTTCCTGCAGGCAATCGATCGCGTGATCGACGACAGCCGTGGTGGCGTAATAGTCCGATTCATCTGCGGCTGGCTGAATCGGTTGATCGTCTATTGCGTTGCCTTGGGCCGAAAAGAAATTGCCTTGGTTTCGCATATCAAGCGAACGGTCGAAGCCCGCTGGTAGCACCTTACCATCGATGTGCCACTTGCCGCTGTGATAATTACGGTAACCATGCGGCGCCAGAAAGTCAGGCAACAACCGCGCCCACGCTTGCCGCTTACCACCGCCGCCCCCACCTAAACCAGGCAACGCGTCGCGATGGACTTGCTGCGCGTAATAACCGGTCATGAGCGCGGCCCGCGAAGGCCAGCAGCGGGCCGTGTTATAGAACTGCGTGAAACGCAGACCTTGGGCGGCCAGTTGATCGAGGTTGGGCGTTTCGATATCGCCACCATAACAACCGAGATCGGAATAGCCCATGTCATCGGCCAGGATGAACACGATGTTGGGCTTATCGGCCGCGCTGACCAACTGGGGATAAAGCAGTCCGACAACAAAAAGAAGAGCAGTAACGCTTCGCATGGCAAGATCCTGAGTGGGAGGTGTTGCCACTATTCTAGTCGAATCAAATCCCCAGCGCCAAACCAAGAGACACTTTGGGTGAAACGTCCCATGGGTCTGATTTGCACTTTCTGTAATATGGCGTCGCACTTCTTTAGGAAGTTGCAACCACGTCGGGGTGATTGAGACCTTTGCGTTTGCGGAGATAGGACTTCGCCGAATCGGCCATGGTGACCAAAGCCGCGCCCATCATAATGGCATCTTTGACGACCAGTCTGCCCCGGCCGCTCAGATAAGGAAAACCATGCTGGGCATCTCCCAAGTCGGGCACCCATGTCTCTGGGGTGGTGATGAGAAACGACAGCGTCACCAGCGACATCACGAATACCAGAAAACTCCCTAACGTGGCTGCTTGAGGGAGCCAAGGATGCAAACAGATCAGCAGCCCGTAAAGCACAATCACGGCTCCTAGGCCGTACGCGAATTCGTAGGTGTAATTGGCTTCGTGCCAGGCACGGTTTTCTGGATTGAGCACCCCTTCGGGATTCATGTGAGGCTTGTAGTTGTCGCCGTCGGCATAAAAGAAGCTCATGAAGGGACTGTTCGCCACAAAGGGAACAATTCCATCTGCTTCGTATCGGAACGCCTTGAGACCGCCGATCCAGAGGAGCACTACGATTAAACCGATCCGAGTCACCGTTACGCCCACTTTGTCCATGCGGGCGGCCAGTTCAAACAG is a genomic window containing:
- a CDS encoding efflux RND transporter permease subunit: MLNAIIRFSLQNRMLVIAMAVFLLLYGGWQTVQLPIDVFPNLNRPRVVIMTEAPGMAPEEVETLITFPLETVLNGATGVQDVRTQSGVGLSVIYVEFDWGTDIYNDRQVVAERLALATDRLPAGASPQLMPISSIMGQIMIMGMVSEGGKTPPMELRTMADWVVRQRLLTIPGVSQVIVMGGQRKQFQVLVDPNNLLRYGITLDEVKRALSESNQNTAGGYLDEQGPSELLVRSLGRVTSIEELEGIVVAHRDGRSILLSQVAEVVAGPQVKRGDSSAFARNEAGEFIGGSSVVLTILKQPNADTRLVTEKVMAALEEMQPSLPADVKMLPELYQQKTFIDLAIENVVEALRDGGILVVVILFLFLMNLRTTFITLTAIPLSLVMTALVFAMFGLSINTMTLGGLAVAIGELVDDAIVDVENIFRRLRENRHAANPKNPLLVVFQASCEVRNSIVYGTLIVVIVFVPLFALSGMEGRLFAPLGIAYIVSLISSLFVSLTVTPVLSYWLLGNAKLGHGDKDGIILRVLKSIADKVMTFSLKLAYPILTLAAVCVLVAGWGLWRLESDFLPPFNEGAVQINVVLPPGTSLAKTNEVAQRVERRLQEIDDIQAFVRKTGRAELDEHAEGVNVSEFIATINPHTERSREEVIEEISEALADIPGIVTAVEQPLAHLISHMLSGVKAQVAIKLYGDDLDVLRREAKQMEAAIAGVEGVRDLQVEQQVNIPQLRIEADGYSLQRYGLRRQDINEFIETAMQGEVVSQVLDGQRTFDLLVRLDEQFREDLDSVKRLTIELPDGGTAKLEDVARVYEASGPNTINREQVRRRIIVQCNVSGRGLVDVVGDIRQRLQPIEASLPTGYFTEYSGQFESQQSASRMILILFAISMAGMFLVLYKMFGSVNLSLQVMIALPMAFIGSVAALYLTQQTLTVASMVGFISLCGIASRNGILLINHYLHLVKYEGETWSQAMIIRAGKDRLAPVLMTALTSGIGLVPLAMAAGEPGKEILYPVATVIIGGLITSTLLEFLVRPALFWTIGTGAGRQVVERQDRQIELVEEAEAHSADGLSPAAN
- a CDS encoding efflux RND transporter periplasmic adaptor subunit — encoded protein: MNTHSIPSWVWSILTVAALSIVALVTSSLWLPTVRELVAQPSDPQHNAETTDPHAGHDHAHAGHAETTSVKLSANGLKNINYQPLTVELSSYTRNITVPAMIVERPGRTQLNISAPLTGVITKIYPVEGASIESGSPMFEIRLTHEELVTAQSDLIRTAENLDVINRELARLTGLPEGVVAGNRILEQQYEKQRLDASLRAERQSLLLHGLNEKQVANILENKQLLDTLTVHAPNHLEGSESCSEAHSFHVQKMVARVGQQVQAGELLGVIADHCELYIEGRAFEDDAVRLREVAAQQLPISASLLTAGKLTDEITGLHLMYLADHVDPQTRAFRFFVALPNEVVTERTTNDGQHFVEWRFKPGQRMELHIPVETWEDEIVLPVEAVVDEGAEKYVYQQNGDHFDQVPVNVKYRDQTNVVIANNGALFPGDVVAARGAYEMHLTLKNQAGGGVDPHAGHNH
- a CDS encoding efflux RND transporter permease subunit → MVQHIIEWSLNNRFIVMLLAVVLLGAGAVSVTTLPLDAVPDLTNVQVQVLTTSPSLGPVEVEQFITFPVENALSGLPNVDEIRSISRFGLSAVTVAFKDGTDIYWARNLVTERLQQARESIPPGMGDPQLGPIATGMSEIYQFEVKSDEGYDYSLMDLRTILDWQIAFQLRSVPGVIEVNTFGGELKTYEVQVDPNKLLNFKISLNHIFEALQENNANAGGGYITHGAEQRLIRGEGLIQNLDDIRNIVLDSRMDGTPIRISDIAEVRFAPMLRQGAVTRDGNREAVTGMVMMLMGGNSRQVVEDVKHKIEEIEKTLPAGVHIDTFYDRTELVEKTIHTIAENIGVGVILVIIMLFLLLGDIRAGLIVSAAIPLSAMCALIAMKMAGVSANLMSLGAVDFGVIVDGAVVMIENAVRSASHYKRTHGNAGIVPKEVFKESAKEVGTPILFAGVIVIIVFLPILSLQGVEGKMFRPMAFTFMSALTGALILSVTVMPVMASLFLARRISAGDTFLVRKLKHWYEPMLNYSMRRPAIMLGTAFAIFAVSVLVAARFGVEFVPKLDEGDIAIQAVRLPSVSLETSLEMTKAMERTLLKFPQVETVISKTGRPEIANDPMGVHQTDILVRMKSPDEWPEKIDKTELVEQMQAALEKEVPSNSYGFTQPIELRVQELVAGVRSDIGISIYGDDLDVLKEQGDRVVRALNQVEGAADVQAQQVAGLPYLRVKIRRDAIGRYGINASDILSAIQVVGGHPVGEVFEGQRRFPLQVRLAPKSREDVETLKQIKIEDPQGRQIPISQLADIVIEEGPSEISRHAIRRRLLVQCNVRGRDLAGFVADAQATIDREVKLPPGYTLTWGGQFQNLEQASQRLMIAVPVALFLIFSLLYITFSSVKLTLLIYLNVPIAATGGIFALWMRGMPFSISAGVGFIALFGIAVMNGVVLIEHIRHLRHSGKDQTTSVVQGAIDRLRPVLMTATCGALGFVPMAISGSAGAEVQRPLATVVIGGLVTCTILTLLVLPAIYRWFEPVENTSPAQ
- a CDS encoding efflux RND transporter periplasmic adaptor subunit, producing MTTHSLKQSQTNVILGIAALVLCGIAAWWMMSSSSHHTEAVGPAATDKSEAASAPADSSEGSQNIEFPPDRWETASIEVAPAEVLPFRQIFELTGKVEINDDRRAHIYPIVDGVAEEVNIHLGDRVKKGDVLAIVQSKEAGQAKLKLFQDRLERDFVTTRDGWTQEIVTNTRNLIELIRNDAPLEEIKQQLQGKPIGEYRDKLLSAYINKYTLEKTVERLSPLTQDGAISGKQMIEAKAQLDAARFTLQSLLEQIQHETVQESLRSTHSVKELDTRVSVDEAALKILGLNDEDLKNVEPASQGEAVSHVPVLAPFDGTVISKDVVLMERVGPDTQIVSLADLSTVWVTADIYEDHMPLLNELDGRTIQLRSSVWPDQKFEAKVFYTGDIVDQSTRTISLRAIADNSKRMLKPGMFINVLLEMGEENEQTLQVPLTAIQEHEGRTFVFVYLGDGQFAIRDVTRGRQNAQNVEILSGLKPGEEVVVNGGFALKSRMLASLLEE